The Pseudomonadota bacterium DNA segment GACCCGACGTGGGTGTTGTGGTGTGCGCTTTGCGGACAGTAGCTGCAGTCCTCCGGGCAGCCGCCTGTTTTGACCGACAACAGACTGCACAGTTGTACCGTGGTCGGATCGTGGTGCTCACGATGCACGCGCTGCGCAGAGTGGATCAGCTCCGGCAGCGATTTGGTGTACAACTGTTTGGCCTGTATGAGGGTCCAGTCGTGTCGGGCTTCCATCACTTAGACGCCATCGATACCAGGGGACGCGCGCCAGGTCGAGCGGTCACCGCGCCTGCTCCGGCAGCGTGCCAGCGCCAGGGGTCGGCGGGCCTTCATGAATGAAGGGCGTAGCGACGCACAGGCTTCGGATCAGGTCTTGCGCGAGCGGGAGGAAGGGCCGGGGGAGGCACCGGAGGAAGGGCCGAAGGCTGGGCGGCGGCTGCCTTGGCGAGCGCGCCTGGCCGCAAACGGAGTCGCCGACCTGGCTCAGGCTCCTGTGCTGAGTGCCCTGGCGACCGTGGCGGCCTTCGTGGACCTGGCACTCAAGCGGGTTGTGCTGCCCCCGCTGAGCGGCCGCGTCGAGCACGGTCTGCTGTTGCGTGCCCATCGCTGGGGCGACTTTGCCAGCAATCTTTGTGCCGTCGCGGCGGTCGCCGCAATTCTTGCCGGCCTGGTGGTGTTCGTTCGGAGCGATCGCCACACCAACCTGCTTCGCCGCGTGATGCTGGCCTGCTTCGGGGCGATGTTTCTCGCCACGGGGGCCTTCGCCGCGGTCGGGCCCCAGTATGTGGGCTCCATAGGGCAGCTCGTCCGCTTCGGAACCGGCGCCGCCAACGTCCTCGGTGTGCTGGTCATGATGATCGCGCTGCGCAAGGTGGAGCGCCCCATGAGCCGTGTGGTCGCCGGCGGGGCCGCCCTGGTGGCGAGCTTCTCGCTGCTGGCACAGGTCACGGAGCTGTTTGGTCGCCGCAAGCTCAGCGCACAAGCGCTCGGGGCCTATGAAGTGCTTCGAGGCCTTGGCGAGTGCTGCTACCTGGCGCTGCTGGTAGCCGCAGCCGTGCTGTTCGTTCCGCGCGGTCGCGGCTGGCGCGATCGCGTTGCGGTCGGCGCGGGCGGTGTTCTCGCGGGGCTGGCGGGCACGGCCGCCTACATGGCCCAGGCCCAATTCGGCCGCGACTATCGGCTGCTGCTGTACCACGCGCAGCGCGTGGCCTGGTTTCTGGACTCGGCAGTCGGGCTGTACGTCGTGCCCCTGGGTATAGGCATAGGCGGGGCCCTGGCAGCCCTGCTCAGCTGCGAGCGGGTGCGCGTGCAGGCCGGGATGGGGATGACGCTGTTGCTCTCGGCCGGGTACGCGCCCCGTGCGCCCGGCCGGCTGCTGATGCTCGTGCTCGGCATGATCCTGCTCGCGCGAGCACTGATCGCCCGCGAGCAGCCGCGGGCTAAATCCGGATCCGCTTCCACGAGCCCCCCCGAAACCTGAATGCCATGACGAGGGTCAGCAGCAGCGCGTACGTGGCGGCCGCGCTCCACACGCCTAAAAGCCCCCCTTCGAGCGTGAGGCCGAACAGGTACGCGCACGGGACCATGCATCCCAGATGCAGCGCGAACTCCACCATCATCACGAAGCGCGTATCGCCGGCCCCGAAAAGCGCCTGGGTCAGGATCATGCCCGCCGCGATCAGCGGACCGCAGGCCCCGGCCAAGCGCATCGAAGGAGTCCCCACGCGGATCACTTCCTCCGAATCGTTGAATACGGCGATCAGCGCCTGCGGAAACGCGACTTCGAGCGCCCCGACGATGCTGAAGGCCAGCACGCCTATTTTGACGCTGCTCCAGGCGTAGCGCTCGGCGCCATCGGGGTCGCGCGCTCCGAGGCTCTGCGAGACCAGCGTGGCGGTGGCCACCCCGAAGGCCATGCACGAGAAGAAGCTGACGCTGAGCACGTTGATGATGATGGTGGTGGCGGCTCCGTAGACGGCCTCGGTGCCTCCCCGCTGCAGGTAGTCGGCATCCAGGTGCTGTACGATTTGACGAAAGACGAAGAATCCGGTCATGACGACCGTGGTGGCCACACCCGACGGCGTCGAGATCCGCGCCAGCTCACGCACCATACCCGGCGAGAGCAGCCGTACTCGGTAAGGGCGATAGATCCGCCGATCGGACGGCCGCAACGTGAACACGATCATGACCCCGAGGCCGACCCAGGAGGCAACAGCAGCCGCGACGCCGGCACCCTTGACGCCGAGCTCGGAAAACCCCCAGTTGCCGAAAATCAGTGCGTAGCACAGGAGCAGGTTGACGATGTTCATCACCACCGCGGCCACGAAGTGCACATAGGTCCGGCCCGTTCCATCGTAGAACGCCTTGTAGGCCGCGGTGACGACCATCGAGGTCACGCCCACGAAGCGCCACTGGGTGTAATCGACGCCGAGCTCGATGTAGTTGGGGTCGTCCGACAGGTATTCGTACATGCTCGGGATCGCGAGCCAGCACGC contains these protein-coding regions:
- a CDS encoding MATE family efflux transporter, with protein sequence MTTAAASRAAKSIFVSAADTRRILFLAVPAMLAFLTQTAVNIVDTWFIGQLEEPARSNGQGMLTHALTLLWAVGGFFSAISVGTQAMVARRMGEQAKSAAGAVLLNASTLAAVASLAAAIACWLAIPSMYEYLSDDPNYIELGVDYTQWRFVGVTSMVVTAAYKAFYDGTGRTYVHFVAAVVMNIVNLLLCYALIFGNWGFSELGVKGAGVAAAVASWVGLGVMIVFTLRPSDRRIYRPYRVRLLSPGMVRELARISTPSGVATTVVMTGFFVFRQIVQHLDADYLQRGGTEAVYGAATTIIINVLSVSFFSCMAFGVATATLVSQSLGARDPDGAERYAWSSVKIGVLAFSIVGALEVAFPQALIAVFNDSEEVIRVGTPSMRLAGACGPLIAAGMILTQALFGAGDTRFVMMVEFALHLGCMVPCAYLFGLTLEGGLLGVWSAAATYALLLTLVMAFRFRGGSWKRIRI